A region of Solanum dulcamara chromosome 7, daSolDulc1.2, whole genome shotgun sequence DNA encodes the following proteins:
- the LOC129894660 gene encoding uncharacterized protein LOC129894660 has translation MSRYGVHIVLVALVTDGGLGSCPQLGVKAKGNSGKRETSFRKLRVGSWNIGSLAGKFIKLVKSLKRRKINITCIQETRWVKRISDRMMFIKLVIGMLFVNVVSAYAPHVGLDEEFKRLCWEDLDEVVRDIPSIKNIFISGDFNGHISITSNGFDDVHGGFGFGERNGGGVSLLEFSKAFELVIANSCFLKRNNQLVTFSSTVPRNQIDYLLLQKGDRGR, from the exons atgtcaagATATGGAG TTCATATCGTCTTAGTGGCTTTGGTTACTGATGGtggactagggtcatgtcctcaatTGGGGGTGAAGGCAAAGGGAAATAGTGGTAAGAGGGAGACGAGTTTTCGTAAGTTGAGAGTAGGATCGTGGAACATAGGGTCTCTTGCTGGAAAGTTCATAAAGCTAGTGAAGAGTCTTAAgaggagaaagattaatataacATGTATTCAGGAGACTAGATGG GTAAAGAGGATCAGTGATAGGATGATGTTTATTAAGCTAGTTATAGGCATGCTTTTTGTGAACGTTGTTAGTGCGTATGCACCCCATGTGGGTCTAGATGAAGAATTCAAAAGGCTTtgttgggaggatttggatgaagTAGTGAGAGATATACCtagtatcaaaaatattttcattagtGGAGATTTCAATGGTCATATCAGTATAACTTCTAATGGTTTTGATGATGTACATGGAGGCTTTGGTTTTGGGGAAAGAAATGGCGGCGGGGTTTCTCTCTTGGAGTTTTCCAAAgcttttgagttggttattgctaATTCATGTTTTTTGAAGAGGAATAATCAATTGGTCACCTTTAGTAGCACGGTACCTAGGAATCAGATTGACTACTTACTCCTCCAGAAGGGTGATAGAGGAAGGTAA
- the LOC129896479 gene encoding pentatricopeptide repeat-containing protein At1g02060, chloroplastic: protein MAMAPFSSVTANSTILRYPHLSTLVQIFSKQTTKPTKTKNGKHLDIPKPKSSSSKSKKAANMARIINTNPWSSQLESSLSSLTQPSLSHTTVLHTLRFIKTPSKALYFFNWTQKMGFSHTHQSYLLMLQLLGSARSLNSARNFLLSIPRRSNGTVPLQDKYFNTLIRSYGKAGLFQESLKVFKVMKSLGISPSVVTFNSLFSILLKRGRTGMVYELFDEMLKTFGAKPDVYTFNILIRGFCMNSMVDKGFRFFKEMEKHECDPDVITYNTIIDGLCRAGKVDIAHNVLKGMVKRGHQLSPNVVSYTTLVRGYCEKQEVEQALNVFEEMIDCGLKPTSITYNTLVQGLCEAKRFDRIKEILEGTLGGGGLIPDTCTFNTLITYHCNVGNLDEAIKVFENMLNLKVKPDSATYSILIRSFCQKGYFDRAEKLFDDLMKKEVLLCDDGCTPLIAAYNPMFEYFCKIGKTRKAEKVFRQLMRRGTQDPFAYELLIMGHCREGTFNDAHELLVLMLRRDYIPNILIYESLIEGLLQKNDPKVAYDTLEKMLKSSHLPRSSTFHQILTELIKKNCASECASLVTLMLDNKVRQNISLSTDTVRILFQTGLRERAFEIVRCLYENAYMVDMEGLVVFLCQCRKLLEARKLLLFSLSKGHIMNVDICSTLLSALCKAHRASEAFEIYYELLEKGVQQPLECMEELELVLETEGRTNEAEFVKKRILGQS from the coding sequence ATGGCGATGGCTCCTTTTTCTTCAGTAACAGCCAACTCCACCATCTTAAGATACCCCCATCTCTCTACGCTTGTTCAGATTTTCTCCAAACAAACCACCAAACCCACCAAGACCAAAAATGGCAAACACCTCGATATTCCCAAGCCGAAATCATCTTCTTCAAAATCCAAGAAAGCTGCTAACATGGCCCGTATCATCAACACAAACCCATGGTCATCTCAGCTTGAATCTTCTCTTTCTTCCCTCACTCAACCCTCCCTCTCTCACACCACTGTACTTCACACACTCCGCTTCATCAAGACACCTTCCAAAGCTCTTTACTTCTTCAATTGGACCCAAAAAATGGGTTTTTCACACACCCATCAATCGTATTTGCTTATGCTGCAACTCCTCGGCAGTGCCCGTAGCCTAAATTCAGCAAGAAACTTCCTTTTATCTATACCCAGAAGGTCTAATGGTACTGTACCGCTTCAAGATAAGTACTTTAACACCTTGATTCGAAGTTATGGTAAAGCTGGGCTTTTTCAAGAATCATTGAAGGTGTTTAAAGTGATGAAGTCACTTGGAATTTCTCCCTCTGTGGTTACTTTCAATAGTTTGTTTTCAATTTTGCTTAAGAGGGGTCGAACTGGTATGGTCTACGAACTGTTTGATGAAATGCTTAAGACATTTGGCGCCAAGCCTGATGTGTATACTTTTAACATTTTGATCAGAGGATTTTGTATGAACTCCATGGTTGATAAAGGATTTAGGTTTTTTAAGGAGATGGAGAAGCATGAATGTGATCCTGATGTGATTACATACAATACCATTATTGACGGTTTGTGTAGGGCAGGGAAAGTGGACATTGCGCATAACGTGTTAAAGGGTATGGTCAAGAGGGGTCATCAATTGAGTCCTAATGTTGTAAGCTACACCACTTTGGTTAGAGGATACTGTGAGAAGCAAGAGGTTGAACAGGCTCTTAATGTTTTTGAGGAAATGATAGATTGTGGTCTAAAACCGACCAGTATAACTTATAATACTCTTGTACAAGGTCTTTGCGAGGCTAAAAGATTTGACAGAATAAAGGAGATCTTGGAGGGGACTCTAGGAGGTGGAGGACTTATTCCAGATACATGTACTTTCAATACATTGATTACCTATCACTGCAATGTGGGAAATCTGGATGAAGCAATAAAAGTTTTTGAGAACATGTTAAACTTAAAGGTGAAACCTGATTCCGCAACATATAGCATCTTAATTCGGAGCTTTTGTCAAAAGGGATACTTTGATAGGGCAGAGAAACTATTTGATGACCTAATGAAGAAGGAGGTATTGCTTTGTGATGATGGCTGTACACCTCTCATTGCAGCATACAACCCCATGTTTGAGTATTTCTGCAAGATTGGCAAGACAAGGAAGGCTGAGAAAGTGTTCAGGCAGCTAATGCGAAGAGGTACTCAGGATCCTTTTGCTTATGAACTCCTGATCATGGGGCACTGTAGAGAAGGCACATTTAATGATGCACATGAACTCTTAGTTTTGATGTTGAGGAGAGATTATATACCTAATATTCTAATTTATGAGTCCCTAATTGAAGGTTTGCTGCAAAAGAATGACCCTAAAGTTGCTTACGATACTTTAGAGAAGATGTTGAAAAGCTCCCATCTTCCGAGATCTTCAACTTTCCATCAAATCCTAACAGAACTTATCAAGAAGAATTGTGCAAGTGAATGTGCTTCCTTGGTGACACTAATGTTAGATAACAAAGTTAGACAAAACATCAGTCTTTCAACTGATACTGTGAGGATACTCTTCCAAACAGGATTAAGGGAGAGAGCTTTTGAGATTGTTAGGTGCCTTTATGAAAATGCATACATGGTAGATATGGAAGGTTTGGTTGTTTTCCTTTGCCAGTGTAGAAAGTTATTGGAGGCACGTAAATTATTGCTATTTAGCTTAAGTAAGGGTCATATTATGAATGTAGATATATGCAGCACTCTTTTATCTGCTCTCTGCAAAGCACATAGAGCTTCAGAAGCatttgagatttactatgaGTTGCTCGAGAAAGGAGTCCAACAACCTTTAGAATGCATGGAAGAGTTAGAGCTTGTTCTTGAAACTGAAGGAAGAACCAATGAAGCTGAATTTGTTAAGAAGAGAATCCTTGGCCAATCGTAG
- the LOC129896480 gene encoding cell division cycle 20.2, cofactor of APC complex-like isoform X1: MNDNSIQPDWYSPTRLLSTPLHYDFPGDRFIPNRSLMDLDQAHTLLTNRINNKLRKPNFNEEYRRKMEENLKLDVEGRPFRMLVFRGSPKSSRQSTRLIDEMRRSDKEIPLQTNDSRRYRKFPLKATRALDAPLLSDDYYSHVMDWGKSNILAVVLGSILYIWNAQVQKAGILMEVKREHDYPTSVAWSDDGKIIAVGCNSSNLQLWDAETSKLVRDLQGHQSRVGCVAWNGHILTSGSKDRAIINHDARARNNLVSVTRVHRGEVCGVKWSSTGNVLASGGNDNLVYIWDSSKMSSRHYIHRFNEHHAAVKALAWCPYNSEVLASGGGIDDGCLKIWNTQKGTCISNNETGAQICGLQWNRHHKEILSGHGFGTGESHCQLCLWSYPSMAKIGEPLRHASSSRILHLSQSPDGLTVVSAGADETLRFWEIFGPPQESSANLTDLDNLLSLKASAVR; the protein is encoded by the exons ATGAATGACAATTCAATTCAACCAGATTGGTATTCTCCAACTCGCCTTCTCAGCACTCCTCTCCATTATGATTTTCCT GGTGATAGATTTATACCCAATAGAAGCCTGATGGATCTTGATCAAGCACATACTTTACTCACCAACAGAATCAATAACAAACTCCGAAAACCCAACTTCAAT GAGGAATATAGAAGGAAGATGGAGGAAAATCTAAAGTTGGATGTAGAAGGAAGACCATTCAGAATGCTGGTATTTAGAGGGAGTCCTAAATCGAGTAGACAATCCACGCGTCTAATTGATGAAATGAGGCGTAGTGACAAAGAAATTCCCCTGCAAACTAATGACAGTAGGAGATATCGTAAATTTCCCTTG AAAGCCACTCGAGCTTTAGATGCTCCTCTTTTATCGGATGACTATTACTCGCATGTTATGGATTGGGGAAAATCAAACATACTTGCCGTTGTTCTGGGGTCAATTCTATACATCTGGAATGCTCAAGTGCAAAAAGCAGGGATACTGATGGAAGTGAAGCGTGAACACGATTATCCTACTAGTGTAGCATGGTCTGATGATGGGAAAATAATAGCAGTTGGTTGTAATTCCTCCAATCTCCAGCTCTGGGATGCTGAGACTTCCAAGCTT GTGAGAGACCTGCAAGGCCATCAGAGTAGAGTGGGTTGTGTTGCATGGAATGGTCATATTTTAACCTCAGGGAGTAAAGACAGAGCTATTATTAATCATGATG CGCGAGCAAGAAACAATTTGGTCTCTGTAACGAGAGTACATAGAGGGGAAGTTTGTGGTGTGAAGTGGTCTAGCACGGGGAATGTACTTGCCAGTGGTGGAAATGACAACCTGGTGTACATATGGGATAGTTCCAAGATGAGCTCAAGGCATTATATACACCGGTTCAATGAACATCATGCTGCAGTCAAGGCCCTAGCTTGGTGTCCATATAACAGTGAGGTATTAGCCTCTGGAGGGGGCATAGATGATGGATGTCTAAAGATTTGGAACACACAGAAGGGGACATGCATCAGCAATAATGAAACTGGAGCTCAG ATTTGTGGGCTTCAATGGAACAGGCATCACAAAGAGATATTAAGTGGCCATGGATTTGGAACGGGTGAGTCTCATTGTCAGTTGTGTTTATGGAGTTATCCTTCCATGGCTAAAATAGGAGAGCCACTGCGTCATGCTTCTTCATCAAGAATTTTGCATCTCTCCCAG AGCCCTGATGGTTTGACTGTGGTATCGGCAGGAGCAGATGAGACTCTTAGGTTCTGGGAGATATTTGGACCCCCTCAGGAGAGCAGTGCAAATTTAACAGATTTGGATAATCTCTTGTCCCTAAAGGCGTCAGCAGTGAGATAA
- the LOC129896480 gene encoding cell division cycle 20.2, cofactor of APC complex-like isoform X2: MNDNSIQPDWYSPTRLLSTPLHYDFPGDRFIPNRSLMDLDQAHTLLTNRINNKLRKPNFNEEYRRKMEENLKLDVEGRPFRMLVFRGSPKSSRQSTRLIDEMRRSDKEIPLQTNDSRRYRKFPLKATRALDAPLLSDDYYSHVMDWGKSNILAVVLGSILYIWNAQVQKAGILMEVKREHDYPTSVAWSDDGKIIAVGCNSSNLQLWDAETSKLVRDLQGHQSRVGCVAWNGHILTSGSKDRAIINHDARARNNLVSVTRVHRGEVCGVKWSSTGNVLASGGNDNLVYIWDSSKMSSRHYIHRFNEHHAAVKALAWCPYNSEVLASGGGIDDGCLKIWNTQKGTCISNNETGAQICGLQWNRHHKEILSGHGFGTGESHCQLCLWSYPSMAKIGEPLRHASSSRILHLSQEQMRLLGSGRYLDPLRRAVQI, encoded by the exons ATGAATGACAATTCAATTCAACCAGATTGGTATTCTCCAACTCGCCTTCTCAGCACTCCTCTCCATTATGATTTTCCT GGTGATAGATTTATACCCAATAGAAGCCTGATGGATCTTGATCAAGCACATACTTTACTCACCAACAGAATCAATAACAAACTCCGAAAACCCAACTTCAAT GAGGAATATAGAAGGAAGATGGAGGAAAATCTAAAGTTGGATGTAGAAGGAAGACCATTCAGAATGCTGGTATTTAGAGGGAGTCCTAAATCGAGTAGACAATCCACGCGTCTAATTGATGAAATGAGGCGTAGTGACAAAGAAATTCCCCTGCAAACTAATGACAGTAGGAGATATCGTAAATTTCCCTTG AAAGCCACTCGAGCTTTAGATGCTCCTCTTTTATCGGATGACTATTACTCGCATGTTATGGATTGGGGAAAATCAAACATACTTGCCGTTGTTCTGGGGTCAATTCTATACATCTGGAATGCTCAAGTGCAAAAAGCAGGGATACTGATGGAAGTGAAGCGTGAACACGATTATCCTACTAGTGTAGCATGGTCTGATGATGGGAAAATAATAGCAGTTGGTTGTAATTCCTCCAATCTCCAGCTCTGGGATGCTGAGACTTCCAAGCTT GTGAGAGACCTGCAAGGCCATCAGAGTAGAGTGGGTTGTGTTGCATGGAATGGTCATATTTTAACCTCAGGGAGTAAAGACAGAGCTATTATTAATCATGATG CGCGAGCAAGAAACAATTTGGTCTCTGTAACGAGAGTACATAGAGGGGAAGTTTGTGGTGTGAAGTGGTCTAGCACGGGGAATGTACTTGCCAGTGGTGGAAATGACAACCTGGTGTACATATGGGATAGTTCCAAGATGAGCTCAAGGCATTATATACACCGGTTCAATGAACATCATGCTGCAGTCAAGGCCCTAGCTTGGTGTCCATATAACAGTGAGGTATTAGCCTCTGGAGGGGGCATAGATGATGGATGTCTAAAGATTTGGAACACACAGAAGGGGACATGCATCAGCAATAATGAAACTGGAGCTCAG ATTTGTGGGCTTCAATGGAACAGGCATCACAAAGAGATATTAAGTGGCCATGGATTTGGAACGGGTGAGTCTCATTGTCAGTTGTGTTTATGGAGTTATCCTTCCATGGCTAAAATAGGAGAGCCACTGCGTCATGCTTCTTCATCAAGAATTTTGCATCTCTCCCAG GAGCAGATGAGACTCTTAGGTTCTGGGAGATATTTGGACCCCCTCAGGAGAGCAGTGCAAATTTAA
- the LOC129894661 gene encoding uncharacterized protein LOC129894661, translated as MIDRGLDGGLTPAFSREIGEKSNGLGACSSSGDMNNMWDMTAGCIRKEVAEVLGISRGIFGGCQGDWWWNGEVQGKVKAKKVAYTEWLECVDEEEKNRVKDIYKKAKTKAKSVVTIAKTTTFERVYVELGEKDGDKRLYRLAKAKEKKVRDLDLVKCIKDEESKVNIQLYNALRDPTEPPLDLRISFRNLNNDEDDSKKRECWASTQQNAKRECRWTQSKVSHATKLR; from the exons ATGATCGACCGAGGATTAGATGGGGGGCTAACTCCCGCCTTTTCTCGGGAGATAGGAGAGAAGTCGAATGGTTTAGGGGCTTGTAGTAGTAGCGGGGATATGAACAATATGTGGGATATGACAGCTGGTTGCATTAGAAAAGAAGTTGCCGAGGTTCTTGGGATATCGAGAGGAATCTTTGGTGGTTGTCaaggagactggtggtggaatggagaagtacaagGCAAAGTGAAAGCTAAGAAGGTTGCCTATACAGAATGGTTGGAGTGTGTAGATgaggaggagaaaaatagggTTAAAGATATCTATAAGAAGGCAAAGACGAAAGCGAAATCGGTGGTCACCATTGCTAAGACGACAACTTTTGAACGCGTGTATGTCGAGTTAGGGGAAAAAGATGGGGATAAGAGATTGTATAGGCTCGCCAaagcaaaagagaaaaaagtacGTGATCTGGATCTagtaaagtgcatcaaggaCGAGGAAAGTAAAGT CAATATACAACTGTACAACGCCCTTCGAGACCCTACTGAGCCTCCCTTAGACCTGCGTATCAGCTTCCGAAACTTGAACAATGATGAAGATGACTCGAAGAAGAGGGAATGTTGGGCTTCCACCCAACAAAATGCAAAGAGGGAGTGCCGATGGACTCAATCCAAGGTTTCACATGCAACGAAATTGAGATAA